GGCCCGTGTCCAGGAACAGCCGGCGCCCAGGCTCGTCGCCCTCCCGCCACGCGCTACTCGCCCGCGCGGGCGAGGACGCCGGGGCGGCAGGCGCCGTGCGACGGCCCGTGGCCGCCGCCGTGCTGGCCGACGCGCCCGCCCGGCGCGGGCCGCCTGAGGCGGCGACCCGGGCGGTGTGTTCCGACGACATGGCGTCCCAATCTACGGTGGCGGCCCGGGAGCCGCCGCCGACCGGCGAGTGGGGTGTGCTGGCCCAGGCGCCGTCGGCCGGCGGCGTGCTCGTCGGGATGTCCGGCACGTCGGCCTCAGGCGTCCTTCGCGGCCCGGAAGCCCGCGTCGAGGTCGGCGAGGATGTCGTCGATCCCCTCCAGGCCCACGGACAGCCGCACGAGCCCGGGCGTGACGCCCGACAGGGCCTGCTGCTCGGGGGTGAGCTGGCTGTGCGTGGTCGAGGCGGGGTGGATCACGAGCGACCGAACGTCGCCGATGTTGGCCACGTTGGAGTGGAGCTCGAGGGCCGACACGAAGGCCTGGCCGGCCTCGGACCCTCCGTCGAGCTCGAACGCGAGCACCGCGCCCGCGCCGCGCGGCAGGTACTTCTGGGCCCGCTCGTGCCACGGGCTGGACGGCAGGCCGGCGTAGTGCACCGTGCGGACGTCGTCGCGGGCCTCGAGCCACTCCGCGACCCTCTGCGCGTTCTGCACGTGGCGCTCGATGCGCAGCGACAGCGTCTCGATGCCCTGCGCGATGAGGAACGCGTTGAACGGGGAGATCGCCGAGCCCAGGTCCCGCAGCAGCTGCACGCGGGCCTTGAGGATGAACGACAGGTTGGCGCCGAACGGACTGCCCACCCCCAGGTCCCGGGCGTACACGAGGCCGTGGTAGCTCGGGTCCGGGGTGTTGTAGTTGGGGAACCGCTCGGGGTGCTGGGCGAAGTCGAACGTGCCGCCGTCGACGATGACTCCGCCGATCGCGGTGCCGTGGCCGCCCAGGTACTTGGTAGCCGAGTGCACCACGATGTCCGCGCCGTGGTCGATGGGCCGCACGAGGTAGGGCGTGGCCACGGTGTTGTCGACCACCAGCGGGACGCCCGCGGTGTGGGCGACGTCGGCCACCGCCTCGATGTCCAGCACGTCGGCGCGCGGGTTGGGGATCGTCTCGGCGAAGAAGAGCTTGGTGGTGGGGCGGACCGCGTCGCGCCAGGCCTGCGGGTCGTGCGGGTCGGTCACGAAGGTCGTCTCGATGCCCAACTTGGGCAGCGTGTGGTGGAGCAGGTTGTAGGTGCCGCCGTAGAGGCTGGGGCTCGCGACGACGTGGTCGCCTGCCTCGGCGATGTTGAGGATGGCGAGCGTCTCAGCGGCCTGGCCGGAGGCGACCAGCAGTGCGCCGACGCCGCCCTCGAGCGAGGCGATCCGGTCTTCGACGACCTGCTGGGTGG
The sequence above is a segment of the Cellulomonas chengniuliangii genome. Coding sequences within it:
- a CDS encoding bifunctional o-acetylhomoserine/o-acetylserine sulfhydrylase — protein: MTDPTQNWSFETRQIHAGQTADPATGARALPIYQTTSFVFPDAGVAADRFALKDLGPIYTRIGNPTQQVVEDRIASLEGGVGALLVASGQAAETLAILNIAEAGDHVVASPSLYGGTYNLLHHTLPKLGIETTFVTDPHDPQAWRDAVRPTTKLFFAETIPNPRADVLDIEAVADVAHTAGVPLVVDNTVATPYLVRPIDHGADIVVHSATKYLGGHGTAIGGVIVDGGTFDFAQHPERFPNYNTPDPSYHGLVYARDLGVGSPFGANLSFILKARVQLLRDLGSAISPFNAFLIAQGIETLSLRIERHVQNAQRVAEWLEARDDVRTVHYAGLPSSPWHERAQKYLPRGAGAVLAFELDGGSEAGQAFVSALELHSNVANIGDVRSLVIHPASTTHSQLTPEQQALSGVTPGLVRLSVGLEGIDDILADLDAGFRAAKDA